A segment of the Vibrio aquimaris genome:
AATGTCACCTTGCAGATTGGTAGTTCTAATCTTCGTGCGGAAGTTGACCGTTTTGTGTTTACTTCTAAACTCATTGATGGCCGCTTTCCTGACTATCGCCGAGTTATGCCTCAATCAACAACTAAGATACTTGAAGCTAATTGTGATGAGTTGCGTCAGGCTTTCTCGCGCGCAGCGATTTTATCCAATGAGAAGTTTCGTGGCGTGCGAGTTAACTTATCCGGTAATGAGTTGAAGATAACGGCTAATAACCCAGAGCAAGAAGAAGCAGAAGAAACGCTTGATGTCAGCTATGAAGGTGAACCGATTGAGATTGGTTTTAATGTCAGTTATGTCTCAGATGTACTGAATACCTTGCGCTGTGAAAACGTGAGGGTATCAATGTCAGGAGCGAACGCCAGTGCGATGATTGAAAATACGCAAGACGACAGCTCTATATATGTGGTCTCGCCAATGCGACTTTAATATGCCACTGTCACGCCTCGCTATTCAGCAGTTTCGTAACATTGAAGCCTGTGATATTGAACTATCAACAGGCTTTAACTTTCTTATTGGCCCAAATGGCAGCGGTAAAACTAGCGTTCTTGAAGCAATATATATGCTTGGGCATGGCCGCTCATTTAAGAGCAGCCTGACTGGACGAGTGATTCAGAATGATTGTGATCAGTTATTTGTCCATGGCCGTTTTTTGAACTCGGATCAATTTGAGCTACCTATTGGCATTAATAAGCAGCGCGATGGCTCAACAGAGGTTAAAATAGGGGGTCAACCCGGTCAGAAATTAGCTCAGCTCGCACAGGTTTTACCACTGCAAATGATTCATCCAGAAGGTTTTGATTTATTAACAGATGGACCAAAGCATCGCAGAGCATTTATTGATTGGGGTGTATTTCATGTTGAGCCTGCATTTTTTGATACGTGGGGAAGATTTAAGCGTCTCAACAAACAGCGCAATGCTCTTTTGAAAACCGCTTCCTGCTATCGCGAGCTTTCTTACTGGGATCAAGAAATGGCTAGCTTAGCTGAAAGCATAAGCTGCTGGCGAGCAGAATATGTCAGTCAGGTGAGTGAAAAAATAGCACGAATATGCCAGATATTTTTACCTGAATATGAAATCCAGC
Coding sequences within it:
- the recF gene encoding DNA replication/repair protein RecF (All proteins in this family for which functions are known are DNA-binding proteins that assist the filamentation of RecA onto DNA for the initiation of recombination or recombinational repair.), with translation MPLSRLAIQQFRNIEACDIELSTGFNFLIGPNGSGKTSVLEAIYMLGHGRSFKSSLTGRVIQNDCDQLFVHGRFLNSDQFELPIGINKQRDGSTEVKIGGQPGQKLAQLAQVLPLQMIHPEGFDLLTDGPKHRRAFIDWGVFHVEPAFFDTWGRFKRLNKQRNALLKTASCYRELSYWDQEMASLAESISCWRAEYVSQVSEKIARICQIFLPEYEIQLKYYRGWEKSTPYASILAENFERDQVLGYTFSGPNKADLKIKVNGTPVEDVLSRGQLKLMVCALRVAQGQHLTEVTGKQCIYLIDDFASELDSQRRKRLADCLRETRAQVFVSSITQSQIDDMLDEKGKMFRLEHGTIEQNI